The window TGTTCCACAGACACAACGAGCTGATCCACAGAATTGAGCTGTTCCACAGACACAACGAGCTGATCCACAGACATGAGCTGTTCCACAGACACAACGAGCTGTTCCACAGACACAACGAGCTGATCCACAGACATGAGCTGTTCCACAGACATAACAAGCTGATCCACAGACACAACGAGCTGTTCCACAGACACAACGAGCTGATCCACAGACATGAGCTGTTCCACAGACATAACGAGCTGATCCACAGACACGAGCTGATCCACAGACATAACGAGCTGATCCACAGACATGAGCTGTTCCACAGACATGAGCTGATCCACAGACATAACGAGCTGATCCACAGACACAACGAGCTGATCCACAGACACAACGAGCTGTTCCACAGACACAACGAGCTGATCCACAGACATGAGCTGTTCCACAGACATAACGAGCTGATCCACAGAAACGAGCTAAATCACAGACATGAGCTGTTCCACAGACATGAGCTGTTCCACAGACATGAGCTGTTCCACAGACATAACGAGCTGATTCACAGACACAACGAGCTGATCCATCCACAGACATAACGAGCTGATCCACAGACATGAGCTGTTCCACAGACACAACGAGCTAATCCACAGACACAACGAGCTGATCCACAGACACAACGAGCTGTTCCACAGACACAACGAGCTGATCCACAGACATGAGCTGTTCCACAGACATAACGAGCTGATCCACAGAAACGAGCTAAATCACAGACATGAGCTGTTCCACAGACATGAGCTGTTCCACAGACATAACTTTCGCCTTCAAGTCAAAAAGCTGGATCTGTGAGAAATAGTTTGAAAGTTCACCTTCACTGTGTCTCGTGTAAAATCAGGCCTGATctgagcttctgctgcagttttaAAGCGTGAACGTAGTAAAGTGACGGTGATTCAACCTTCGCTGTGTCTGGATCCACAGCCCCCGAAGCCATTGAGTGCTTCTGTTTCTCCTGCGTtcagttcaggttcaggtttggGTTCGGGTTAGTCGCTGGTTGCGTCGCACGCTGAAGCACCAAAATAGAAAGGAGGCCGTCAGGAAGTCAAGCCTCTGAGCTGATAACACGTCCTTCCTTCTGTTAAAAACACTAACGTGATGAAAGGTTGAAGCTGCTGTTGGAGCCACTGGGTCCTCAATCAAACAGAACCTGACCTGGGGCCTGTGAGCAAGGCAGCACAGAGTCTGTGATGAAGTGCCACCTTTACTTCATCGCCTCAATGAAAAGCTGCCTGAgacgaacagaacagaacctgcGTGGGGTGGGAACAGAACCTCATGGGGAGGGAACAGAACCTGCGTGGGGTGGGAACAGAACCGACGTGAGGTGGGAACAGAACCTGCGTGGGGTGGAAACAGAACCTGCGTGGGGTGGGAACAGAACCTCATGGGGAGGGAACAGAACCTGCGTGGGGTGGGAACAGAACCGACGTGAGGTGGGAACAGAACCTGCGTGGGGTGGGAACAGAACCTGCGTGGGGTGGGAACAGAACCTCATGGGGAGGGAACAGAACCTGCGTGGGGTGGGAACAGAACCGACGTGAGGTGGGAACAGAACCTGCGTGGGGTGGGAACAGAACCTGCGTGGGGTGGGAACAGAACCTCATGGGGAGGGAACAGAACCTGCGTGGGGTGGGAACAGAACCGACGTGAGGTGGGAACAGAACCTGCATGGGGTGGGAACAGAACCTCATAGGGAGGGAACAGAACCTGCGTGGGGTGGGAACAGAACCGACGTGGGGCGGGAACAGAACCTGCGTGGGGTGTGTACAGAACCGACGTGAGGTGGGAACAGAACCTGCGTGGGGAGGGAACAGAACCTCATGGGGAGGGAACAGAACCTGCGTGGGGTGGGAACAGAACCTCATAGGGAGGGAACAGAACCTGCGTGGGGTGGGAACAGAACCGACGTGGGGAGGGAACTGACGATGGACCCATGTTCATGTATTTTCAGTTCGATGTTTCTGTTTTGATGAAACCTAATGACTCAAAGAAGGAAACCGCAGTATGAGGCTATTTTAACCCGGCTACGTCATCCTGACGTGTGGGTTCGCTGCTTCCTCATTGCTCCTAAACAGCCTCAGCAGCCGAGCTGACTTCAAATAAAATGCCTTCcagtaaacacagcaaacagcggCCGAAGACGCGGATTAACAACCAGAACCACCACTTTGAAATGAGAGAGGTGCCAATCTACGACAACGCCGATCAAATCAGGAATCATCTGAGCAGCACTCAGCCAAAACCAGGAGGTAAGTGTCCACGCGGCAGGGTTCTGTTTCCTTGTGTCCAAAGTTTATAAGCGATTCAACAGAACAAACTATGGAAATGACTGAAATCTGATGACGAATCATGACAAAAAGATGTCATCATCAGACGTTTTTCACCATCTGAACGTTCCATCAGCCTGGTTTCATTCAGCAGACGATGACGGCCGCTCTGTGTTCTCCGCAGGCCCAGAGAGCCAGACCCGTCCAGGCGCCAGAACCTGGTTCAGATCCGCGGCTCTGTGTCTGGGAGTGCTGTGTGTCCTGCTGGTGGCCGGCATCGTGGTCCTGTCCACCCTGTGTAAGAGGATGCGCTGTGTGTTCACGCTGCCGTGTGCGTCGGGCTGCAGCTTTCTCTGCTTTGTTCTTCAGATATTTCTGTGCAGTCAGACAGAGGTCCAGTCGGTACCACAGACAAGCAGCTGCAGGGCACATCCTGCCCCAACCACACTCACAACCATGATCTGATCAAAGGTGAGGAAACATCAACTGAAGCAGCATCTGGAAGTTTATGACTTATGTGTTTCTGTCCAGACCTGAAAGCAAAGTACCATCAGCTCCAGGAGGAAGTAAATAAACTGAACGTCAGCACTAAAGGTGAGAACGCTTCGATCCTTCTCTCCTGTAGCAAAGGAagtggttctgatgctgatccATGTGTAACTGATCTGAGCAGTCTGTAGCGACGGATGGAGGAGGTTTGGATGCAGCTGCTACTTCACGTCCTCTGAGGCTAAGACGTGGTCTGAAGGCAGGAGAGAGTGTACGGAAGGGAAAGGATCAGACCTGGTGGTGAtcaacagcagagaggagcaggtgagagtTCTGGAGCCGCTTCACGGTCACAGACAGTCACTCTAACACCCAACCGGAACCGTGAACAGACAAGTGTTTGTGTCCTCATTGAACCTGTAGGACTTTGTCTCTGGGCTGATGGAACATGACGAGTTCTGGATCGGACTGAGGACGACTGGGAACAAACCCGTCTTCAAATGGGAGTGGGTGGATGAGTCACCGCTGACAGAAACGTGAGACAGTTTCTCTTcatatcacacacagacagaacctgTAACGTGGGTCAGACCAGTTAACCCGACTGTTTGTCCCACAGGTTCTGGGCGGGTCTGTCCGTCCCACCCACAGAACTCTCCGTGGCAGCCTACTCTGACCGACAGGGGAAGCTCACGCAGAGTAAAtatgatggtggtggtgctaAACGGTTCATCTGTGAGAAGTAGCTCTGTTCAGTGTCACTGCTTCACGTGTTCCTCAAAAGAATCTTTGTGGATTCGAGGACAATGAGCTTCAGCTCCATGTGTAACAGAATAAACTACATTGTCTCATTTGCTTTGTGATCAGTTGCTTCTAATGTGTGAATCTGATTAAGCCTCAGGTGTCGTCACTGTTTCAGTCTTCACATTTATGGTCATGGGCTACGTTTCTACACTCATCCTTATCACACGCCGCTGGATACGACATCACAAcacctccacttcctgcacTAGTCATTTCCTCCTGCTGGTATTTATGAGGTTGTGAGTTTGAAGCCTCCAAAATAAAAACCTCAACCTTCAAGTTGAAAAATCCGAACAGCCAGAACTCAGAACGGCTGAGGTTCTGGTTGAGGAGCGAAGTGGAGGCAGGACGGACACGGAGGCGCCTGACGGCTCCAGCCTTCAGGTAGACggcatttattaatattattaatatttggagGAAACGGGAAAGTAGAGCACACGCTCACATCACCGCGGATCATTAAGTGTTTCTTGCATCAACCTTTTATTGTCAGTTGTGTGAACGTACATATTTACATCAAACAAAGCTACAGCTCTGATGTGGAACCTGAGGACGGAGGATGCTGAGCTGAGTGTCCAGTCAGCTGCATGTGATCCTGCTTGATATATAGACTTACAAAGCCAGTATCTGTAGGTTAAACATGAGGAGCCTCAGTAACACACTGGCGTGTTGACCTGTGCAGCAGTTCATGGTCTGTGTTCATCCTCTGAAGGCGGCCGGTCTCATCTTCATCTCGGTGAACGGGATGGAGAATtcttttcctctccagctggtCCAGATCACTCCCTGACACACGGTGAGAATCAGGCTGAGGTGCAGCTCTGGCGCCACCGTGTGGTGATGTTGCAGACTGTTTACCTGGTGTTTGACGTTGACTCCGTACAGGCCGTTGAGGTTGGCCTCGTGGCAGTTCCTGTACCACCAGCCTCCGCGGTACGACGTGGCGCAGCGGGTGATGGACTGCAGCGGGTCCCGGTCTCTGGTGGAGAAGATTCTGTTGCTGTGGTAACTGAGGGAGTCGCCTGGAACACAGAGGATACTGTGGTGAAGACGTCCCACAGCACCCCACGGCGCTCTACGGCGTACCGCGGCGTCACGCAGCCCCCAACAACGCCCCACGGCGACCCGCGCCCCCCCACGGTGTCACGCGGCCCCCCACGGCGACCCGCGCCCCCCACGGCGACCCGCGGCCCCCCACGGGGCAGCCCTCTCTCACCTGCGGTGCCGCTGTAGCCGCCCACCGTCAGCCGGTAGTTCTTCTGGGCCACGGCGAACGTCGCGTATGTGGCGAAGGCCGATTCGTTGCGGTCTCTCAGGTCCACTCGCAGACTCATCCTACTCATCGCCGTCAGGTTGTGGAGGTTGTCGAGGCCTGAAGAACATAAGTAAAGTGTTTTGTGACGCGTTAAGGCAGTGATTTACTGGTGTGTTTACTGGAGGAAGTCTCACCCAACCAGAACTCTCCGTTCAGATCTCCAAAGCCCTTCACGTAATCCTTCCACCCTCTGAAGAAATTCACAGAGccgtccttcctcctctggaaaacctgcagcaccaacacacagacacgctccAACCTCAATAAACCCAAACAGGCCCAAAGAGGCTCAGCTAAGATGCGCACCGTCCAGCCGCCTCCGTCCGTCTCCATGTCACAGTACACCGTTACAGGCGCCACCAGTTTCCCCCGAGGGAAAATCTCTGTGGCGCCCGACCTCCTGATGCCGTTGAGCAGCTCCTGAGAGCAGTCACTGGGGAAGGGGAACCTGAGGCGTCCTGGAGAAACCAACATGAGACTCTTTATTAAGCTGACTCTGGATCAGAGACACAGCCCTCATTGGACAAGGTGAGCCTTCACCTTCATTTGATTCCTCATGAATCACCCACCAGCTGTGTGATTTAACTGTGTTAGTTTCAGTAACTCAGTTACTtagtttttacatttactgcttctccagctcatgATTCAGTGCGACGGGTCATTAGGGCACAGTATGAAGCTTCGGTACCGGTGGTGAACTCCGTGGAGGTGGTAGGCAGGAgctgtcctcctctctctgcctgcagctgcaccgtgtACTTGGCTCCCGGTCGCAGCCTGGTCAGGTGGTGCTGGGTCATCGAAGCCTCCACGGTCACTTCCTGCACAGTGAGGGGATGAATCGTGCTCTGGTTGAACCATTTACCTCAGTGGACCTGAGAGTAGTACGAACCTACCTTCATTTCCTGACCCTCGGTCCCATAGGTCATCCTGTAGCTGCCAATGAGCTTCGAGGgtggtttccatgacaaccGTGCGGCGCGGGGAGTCACGTTGTTGGCCTGCAGATCACGAGGAGCGTCCTCGTCTGCGGGGCCTGTGGAGGAGCGCTGTGGTCACAGCGGGAGGGGGCctggagtgtgagtgtgtggctgCGACTAACCGCTGGctgtggtgaagctgctggaggctgcaggacCCTCCACACCGCCCTGCCGGCTGCTGACCGTGACGGTGTAGGTGGTGGATGCTTCCAGaccgctcagctgctgctctgctgagtTCCCAGACACAGAGATTCTCACCTCTGAACCTGGAAAACACAATCAGCTGCTCATGTCTGCAACTAGAAGAGCACAGACAGAGTCAGTCCACCCACCTGCACCCGAGCCGTAAACGATGGAGTACTGGTCGACAGCAGCCAGCGCCGGGCGCCAGAGCAACAAGGCTTTGGCGTCGGTGACGTTTACAGCCTGTAGGTCTGTTGGAGGGTCGGGGACTGACAGACACAAGCACAGGCGCAGGTGAGTTCCAAAGCCCATCACAATAAACAAATCCAGTGCAAGATCCCTCTGAGGATCCAAAAGCTGCTACTGTGTGAGAAGCACCAGGCAGATGCTAAGAAATAAACCCTGAACCCAGAATAGAGACCATGGAGCTAGAGGAAGCACACTGCTCACGTTGGACTGACTCACGCGTGCTCACGGCCTCTTTGATGGGGTCGCTCTCGTCCAGCCCCAGCAGGGAGACGACGCTGACCTCGTAGGAAGAGCCGGGCGAGAGCTGCGAGAGCTTCAGGGTGGAGTCCTGGGAGTCCACGGACACGGACAGCGGGTCGGCTGAGCAGGgaaacattcattcattaagaCAAAGCGCCGTGGTGAGTTGAAGGTCGTGTTTTGTCTGCAAAGCGGCGTCGCTCATAGGCGTTGGTCTCACCGTCCTCTGAGTGGCTGTAGGTGACTCTGAAACCGTTGACTGGACTCTTTGGTTTGGTCCAGGACACAGTCAGAGAGTTTTCCGTCACCTCACTGAAGACGATGTCAGACGGAGGCTCCGGgcctgaaaagaagaaagcggtgagagagaagctggaggaaacaagtaaaaaacacaggaagatTTGACTATATTTAGAGATTTAAGACGTGTTGTTGACGGTCAGAACAATATTGACCCATACACACGTTTGCTATTAGTGCCCCAGTGAGTTTATTTGTATATATGTACTGTGcaacatatatacagtatacaaacAATATACACACAGAGTCAGTCAGATGCAGATGATGGATCCTGATGTAACAGCTGTTAGCGTGGTGCTCAAACctgaaaacaacagcaaggcagcaaaaaggaggagaagcaggagggttTAATAAATGGATGGAGAAAGAAATACATAGACACCGTCCGACATGCTGCATTAAACGCGTCTCTACTTCTGATCGTCCCCGGTTTCTTGAGGAGGAGCGGTGAAGCAGAGCAGCGAGGCCTCGCCCTGGTCTGTGAGCTAAACCCTGAATGAGGAGGGTCCGAGCAGGTGTGAATGAGTCATTTTAGGTGCAACGTGGTCGTTCCTGCTTCACACTAGTGACACATTgatccacagagctgctctttGACTTGACCATGAACAAGAACAGTAGCTTAGGTTAAACCTTATGCAGACGACACCAAACACCTGGATTCTCTCAGCCAACATCGAAGAGTGTTGAGTGATGCATTTATGGAGTGATGATTCTGAGGTGAATATTAGATATTAAACACGACTGATAAATTAGTAGCAAAAAAATCGTCACTGACCCATTTCAAAGAGACAAGTAAATCCAAGGTTACAGTGCTTCCTCCTGGCAGGGGTTTAGTTTGTGCTCAGGACCAGTGAGTAATGGATCAGAGAGAAAAGATGAATGTTTTGACTGAGACAGGATCAGAAAGAAAGGACCAAGTGTCATAAACAACATTGGCAGCAATGTTGATGCATTGTACAGCAGCTCCTCCCACTCTGTACCAATGGCTTGTACCTGTGCTGATGACAAGCTTGTGCAGTCTGGACAGGAGGCCCGGACCTTTTCCCAGCAGGGTGATAGTGTAGTCAGTCTGAGGGAACAGGTCCTGGACCTGCAGCAAGCGACTGGAACCAGGGAGAACGTTTGTGAGGGTCCCCTCCTGAGCAGCGGTGCTGCGTTCCCCCTTCAGAGTCGAGGCGTTTTGATCTGGACCAGCAccgtctcctgctcctctgggcTGCTGTCCTGCGTCCTGTGAGGCTCCTTGTTGGACTTTTTTACCGTCCTGCAGTTTTGGTGCTTTATCCTTTACAGCCTCTTTTGTGGTCACAATGAAGTTTGTGTACTTCCCCTGTGGTGAGTCCCACACAAGTGTAAATCCATCTGAGGTCCGGTTCCTCACTCCCACATAGAGCAGAGGTTCCCTCCCCATCCCTGCAGAGGAAGCGCCGGGTCCCAGTCCAGGCCTGGCGTCCTGGCCTTGTGTTGAATGGCTTCCACTGACGTAGTTTTTCAGCTGCCTATGCTGCTGCGCTGTCAAACCTCTAGCTGGTGACTCTTTGTTGGGGAATgcggttcttgaaccggatgaACTTTGCTGAATGATGGGTCTGTTTTGACCTGCATTACCAGTATCACTGTGGTCCCAGTTGCTGGTTTTATGGTGCGTAGGCTGGGTAGTGTGATGTTGGATGGTTGAGTGTCGGTCATCGACTAACCTTCTAACATTGGCCCCTTGGACAAAGCCAGGGACAATGGGGATGCTGTGGTTTCCTAATGGGATACTGGGAAGTTCAAAGTTCACTGGGAGCTCATTCACCTTTGCAGACGGTGTTTTGTAGCCTCCATTTGAATGTTGGCTCAGGTTCAGATGGGTTCTGTTAGTAGACGGTCGACCATGTCGCTGCAGGTCATGGTGAAGCCCAGCTCTGGGTGTTGGGTGCTTGGACAAAGGTGTTCTATGAAGGCTCACAGTCTGATTTAAAGTGTTGGCCGTGTTAGTGGTGGAGGTGGCTCCAtcagcttctctctgtctcactggcTCTGCAGGTAAATAGGAGGCTTCGGAGGCAGGAGGTGAGATGGCTGGTAGTTCTGTGGAAGACGctggctgtgtctgtgtcccgGCTTTGGGACCAGGTCTAGAGGGACGAGCGAGGAGCTTCACACTTGGCCGACTCTGGTTGTGAGGCCCTGTGTTTGGAAGTGGGCGACGCATGAATGCCCGCTTTGGAGGAAGACGTCGAAGTGGGACCTGCCTTCGTGTCTCAGGTTTGTTCTTCTGGCCTTGGTCAACCACAGAGGACACAGGTTTTGTTACTCCATCCCTACTAGCATTGACTGCTGCATTTCTGTCTACTGAGCCAGAGGAAGATGGAAACAAAGCGAATTCATTTGCAGACGACTGTCTAGTCTCTGTCTCTTGTTTAGGGAACACGTTAAAACCAAGAGGCTGACGTGTCCTGTTTACTGGGCTCCTGATTTGGAAGGTCCCAAATTTTAAAAGCTGGTTTCGCCCACGTTTTGGTGCTGCCTGGTTGCGACGCACCTCTCTGTCTCCTGAAGGCAGCAACGTCCCGTGTGTTAAATAAGCCGTGGTGGAACCTTCACTGGGCCCATCGGAGTCTGACCTGACTGTGTTCCAAGATGATGCATTTACAGAATTTATTGACGGTGGAGCTGATGACGGTGCAACCGACGGCTGTGACTTTAATCCACCTATAATCTGCTTCTTGGCGGTTTCTGCCTTTACAGACAGACTGGACAGTTTCACCAGGTGGACAGAAAAGCTTGTGATATTTAAACTGTCAAATGTGTCAGTGAGGAGTCTGTGTGAAGGATCTGGTAAATAGTCAGCGTCAGACTCTCTGTGGGTGGATGAAGCATCTAGACCTGAGGAGCCTGGGCCTGTGTTCTCCACCACGGTTCCGTCCTCCctacagctgctgcctctgtcttTAGGGGCTAATCTGCTGTGTGTCACTTTCATTTTGTTCAGACATCTTTTCTCTTGGGCCAAAGTCCCAGTTGACCCTGAggtgctgtgatgttgctggcCTGGTCGCTCTGTGTTTGGTCCAGACATGACAGCTGGGTTTTCCGTTCTCTCAGGCCTTGATGTGCCAGCGCTCAGGTCACTCTCAGTCAAATGCCCAGTCTTGTCTTCCACAGGGGCTTTGGGTTTATCAGGCGCTATATGTGGCCTCAGCCTACCTCCAGCAAGTGGTTTCATCAGAGGACCTGAGCCAAACCTCTTGCCGTTGGCTACAAACCTGGTCGCATTGAAACGACCTGGAACATTTGGCTTCTTGAacagtgtgtttctgtcagGTAGTCGAAGCTTGGAGCCACCTCCTGCCATGGCTTTGCTTACCAGAGGTTTAGTTCTTCCAATTAAAGAGGTTGAAGGGTCCGTGGATCCACCAGGACCTCCAACATGGCTAGGGTCAGCCACGTCTTCTCTGCCCGGTGGGTCAGTTGACCAACTGAACTCCTGCTCTGCGCTGCCAATATTTGGACCTGGAGCTAGTGTGACCTGTATGCTCAAGGCTGCAGCGGAAAGCCTCGACAAGATCCCTAAAGACGTGAAGGGAATCAAGGTAATCATAAGATGGAATCATTTGTGAAAAAAGAGGCAAACATAAAGCGACACTTTCTAGTGCCAGTGACATAAAGTCACTTTCGTTTACACGAGAAGCAACATTTACATCTTGACCTGAACTGAGATCTGATCTGACCAATGCAAAGAACACTGATGTACCGAACAGCAACAACTAAGAGCTGGTCTCCATGTAGAACCTGCAAAAAGAAGAGCTTCAGACattaaatgatgaaaacaaaacatttaagcTGCACCTCGGCTTGGTAACGTGGATGACTCCATCCTGGGGAGAGATCTTATCTGGTTATCTCTACTCAGCAAAACTGTGACACCTGCCAAGCTGAAGCAGCGGAGTTCGTCCTCGGTCCAACTCACCAGGGACCACCTGAGCTCTCACGGGTTCGCTACGACTCCTGCCCTTCTCTGCAACCAGGACGATGTCGTACACACGTCCGGCgtccagctgcaggacgtgGGCAGAGTTCCGGTCAGCTGGAACGCTCATCACTTGATCCTTGCCTGCTCCGTCCCTGGGCGCGACTGTCAAACGGTACTGGTCGATCTC is drawn from Betta splendens chromosome 11, fBetSpl5.4, whole genome shotgun sequence and contains these coding sequences:
- the LOC114866073 gene encoding tenascin-R isoform X1; this translates as MLAFIPSLVLLLAVPSLLNAASSQELQVGGGSTSREAALDSVTVVISEACATQGDSSDVSQAGKEISLAAGSPLVLTHKIKLVPWPGSSSAACGCEADLAALRQRLERLEREVSALREKCGGADGGCCTSKESKGAGCSIHSEDECPNHCSDQGRCEDGRCVCFPGYGGPDCSRTDCPGDCSHRGSCVSGQCVCDPTFTGPDCSQSRCPHDCSRRGSCVDGRCVCSSGFTGPSCADRACAGSCHSRGRCVDGRCVCDEGFTGADCSTRTCPNNCSGRGTCVGGQCVCSAGSTGPDCSTRTCPSNCSNRGRCVKGRCVCRRGFAGPDCSRCDEGKTGPDCDTVMAGVSQLSTRDISETSATLVWTPPAVQYDSYHITFTSQKESDQQVTALVDGGLSSFTQAGLAAGQQYTVIVSGEVGGRRGAQSSAHFMTLIPSPTNLQVVKTTTTSAVVQWEKPQGEIDQYRLTVAPRDGAGKDQVMSVPADRNSAHVLQLDAGRVYDIVLVAEKGRSRSEPVRAQVVPGILSRLSAAALSIQVTLAPGPNIGSAEQEFSWSTDPPGREDVADPSHVGGPGGSTDPSTSLIGRTKPLVSKAMAGGGSKLRLPDRNTLFKKPNVPGRFNATRFVANGKRFGSGPLMKPLAGGRLRPHIAPDKPKAPVEDKTGHLTESDLSAGTSRPERTENPAVMSGPNTERPGQQHHSTSGSTGTLAQEKRCLNKMKVTHSRLAPKDRGSSCREDGTVVENTGPGSSGLDASSTHRESDADYLPDPSHRLLTDTFDSLNITSFSVHLVKLSSLSVKAETAKKQIIGGLKSQPSVAPSSAPPSINSVNASSWNTVRSDSDGPSEGSTTAYLTHGTLLPSGDREVRRNQAAPKRGRNQLLKFGTFQIRSPVNRTRQPLGFNVFPKQETETRQSSANEFALFPSSSGSVDRNAAVNASRDGVTKPVSSVVDQGQKNKPETRRQVPLRRLPPKRAFMRRPLPNTGPHNQSRPSVKLLARPSRPGPKAGTQTQPASSTELPAISPPASEASYLPAEPVRQREADGATSTTNTANTLNQTVSLHRTPLSKHPTPRAGLHHDLQRHGRPSTNRTHLNLSQHSNGGYKTPSAKVNELPVNFELPSIPLGNHSIPIVPGFVQGANVRRLVDDRHSTIQHHTTQPTHHKTSNWDHSDTGNAGQNRPIIQQSSSGSRTAFPNKESPARGLTAQQHRQLKNYVSGSHSTQGQDARPGLGPGASSAGMGREPLLYVGVRNRTSDGFTLVWDSPQGKYTNFIVTTKEAVKDKAPKLQDGKKVQQGASQDAGQQPRGAGDGAGPDQNASTLKGERSTAAQEGTLTNVLPGSSRLLQVQDLFPQTDYTITLLGKGPGLLSRLHKLVISTGPEPPSDIVFSEVTENSLTVSWTKPKSPVNGFRVTYSHSEDADPLSVSVDSQDSTLKLSQLSPGSSYEVSVVSLLGLDESDPIKEAVSTRESVQLPDPPTDLQAVNVTDAKALLLWRPALAAVDQYSIVYGSGAGSEVRISVSGNSAEQQLSGLEASTTYTVTVSSRQGGVEGPAASSSFTTASGPADEDAPRDLQANNVTPRAARLSWKPPSKLIGSYRMTYGTEGQEMKEVTVEASMTQHHLTRLRPGAKYTVQLQAERGGQLLPTTSTEFTTGRLRFPFPSDCSQELLNGIRRSGATEIFPRGKLVAPVTVYCDMETDGGGWTVFQRRKDGSVNFFRGWKDYVKGFGDLNGEFWLGLDNLHNLTAMSRMSLRVDLRDRNESAFATYATFAVAQKNYRLTVGGYSGTAGDSLSYHSNRIFSTRDRDPLQSITRCATSYRGGWWYRNCHEANLNGLYGVNVKHQGVIWTSWRGKEFSIPFTEMKMRPAAFRG
- the LOC114866073 gene encoding tenascin isoform X3, which codes for MLAFIPSLVLLLAVPSLLNAASSQELQVGGGSTSREAALDSVTVVISEACATQGDSSDVSQAGKEISLAAGSPLVLTHKIKLVPWPGSSSAACGCEADLAALRQRLERLEREVSALREKCGGADGGCCTSKESKGAGCSIHSEDECPNHCSDQGRCEDGRCVCFPGYGGPDCSRTDCPGDCSHRGSCVSGQCVCDPTFTGPDCSQSRCPHDCSRRGSCVDGRCVCSSGFTGPSCADRACAGSCHSRGRCVDGRCVCDEGFTGADCSTRTCPNNCSGRGTCVGGQCVCSAGSTGPDCSTRTCPSNCSNRGRCVKGRCVCRRGFAGPDCSRCDEGKTGPDCDTVMAGVSQLSTRDISETSATLVWTPPAVQYDSYHITFTSQKESDQQVTALVDGGLSSFTQAGLAAGQQYTVIVSGEVGGRRGAQSSAHFMTLIPSPTNLQVVKTTTTSAVVQWEKPQGEIDQYRLTVAPRDGAGKDQVMSVPADRNSAHVLQLDAGRVYDIVLVAEKGRSRSEPVRAQVVPGPEPPSDIVFSEVTENSLTVSWTKPKSPVNGFRVTYSHSEDADPLSVSVDSQDSTLKLSQLSPGSSYEVSVVSLLGLDESDPIKEAVSTRESVQLPDPPTDLQAVNVTDAKALLLWRPALAAVDQYSIVYGSGAGSEVRISVSGNSAEQQLSGLEASTTYTVTVSSRQGGVEGPAASSSFTTASGPADEDAPRDLQANNVTPRAARLSWKPPSKLIGSYRMTYGTEGQEMKEVTVEASMTQHHLTRLRPGAKYTVQLQAERGGQLLPTTSTEFTTGRLRFPFPSDCSQELLNGIRRSGATEIFPRGKLVAPVTVYCDMETDGGGWTVFQRRKDGSVNFFRGWKDYVKGFGDLNGEFWLGLDNLHNLTAMSRMSLRVDLRDRNESAFATYATFAVAQKNYRLTVGGYSGTAGDSLSYHSNRIFSTRDRDPLQSITRCATSYRGGWWYRNCHEANLNGLYGVNVKHQGVIWTSWRGKEFSIPFTEMKMRPAAFRG
- the LOC114866073 gene encoding tenascin-R isoform X2 — translated: MLAFIPSLVLLLAVPSLLNAASSQELQVGGGSTSREAALDSVTVVISEACATQGDSSDVSQAGKEISLAAGSPLVLTHKIKLVPWPGSSSAACGCEADLAALRQRLERLEREVSALREKCGGADGGCCTSKESKGAGCSIHSEDECPNHCSDQGRCEDGRCVCFPGYGGPDCSRTDCPGDCSHRGSCVSGQCVCDPTFTGPDCSQSRCPHDCSRRGSCVDGRCVCSSGFTGPSCADRACAGSCHSRGRCVDGRCVCDEGFTGADCSTRTCPNNCSGRGTCVGGQCVCSAGSTGPDCSTRTCPSNCSNRGRCVKGRCVCRRGFAGPDCSRCDEGKTGPDCDTVMAGVSQLSTRDISETSATLVWTPPAVQYDSYHITFTSQKESDQQVTALVDGGLSSFTQAGLAAGQQYTVIVSGEVGGRRGAQSSAHFMTLIPSPTNLQVVKTTTTSAVVQWEKPQGEIDQYRLTVAPRDGAGKDQVMSVPADRNSAHVLQLDAGRVYDIVLVAEKGRSRSEPVRAQVVPGILSRLSAAALSIQVTLAPGPNIGSAEQEFSWSTDPPGREDVADPSHVGGPGGSTDPSTSLIGRTKPLVSKAMAGGGSKLRLPDRNTLFKKPNVPGRFNATRFVANGKRFGSGPLMKPLAGGRLRPHIAPDKPKAPVEDKTGHLTESDLSAGTSRPERTENPAVMSGPNTERPGQQHHSTSGSTGTLAQEKRCLNKMKVTHSRLAPKDRGSSCREDGTVVENTGPGSSGLDASSTHRESDADYLPDPSHRLLTDTFDSLNITSFSVHLVKLSSLSVKAETAKKQIIGGLKSQPSVAPSSAPPSINSVNASSWNTVRSDSDGPSEGSTTAYLTHGTLLPSGDREVRRNQAAPKRGRNQLLKFGTFQIRSPVNRTRQPLGFNVFPKQETETRQSSANEFALFPSSSGSVDRNAAVNASRDGVTKPVSSVVDQGQKNKPETRRQVPLRRLPPKRAFMRRPLPNTGPHNQSRPSVKLLARPSRPGPKAGTQTQPASSTELPAISPPASEASYLPAEPVRQREADGATSTTNTANTLNQTVSLHRTPLSKHPTPRAGLHHDLQRHGRPSTNRTHLNLSQHSNGGYKTPSAKVNELPVNFELPSIPLGNHSIPIVPGFVQGANVRRLVDDRHSTIQHHTTQPTHHKTSNWDHSDTGNAGQNRPIIQQSSSGSRTAFPNKESPARGLTAQQHRQLKNYVSGSHSTQGQDARPGLGPGASSAGMGREPLLYVGVRNRTSDGFTLVWDSPQGKYTNFIVTTKEAVKDKAPKLQDGKKVQQGASQDAGQQPRGAGDGAGPDQNASTLKGERSTAAQEGTLTNVLPGSSRLLQVQDLFPQTDYTITLLGKGPGLLSRLHKLVISTGPEPPSDIVFSEVTENSLTVSWTKPKSPVNGFRVTYSHSEDADPLSVSVDSQDSTLKLSQLSPGSSYEVSVVSLLGLDESDPIKEAVSTLPDPPTDLQAVNVTDAKALLLWRPALAAVDQYSIVYGSGAGSEVRISVSGNSAEQQLSGLEASTTYTVTVSSRQGGVEGPAASSSFTTASGPADEDAPRDLQANNVTPRAARLSWKPPSKLIGSYRMTYGTEGQEMKEVTVEASMTQHHLTRLRPGAKYTVQLQAERGGQLLPTTSTEFTTGRLRFPFPSDCSQELLNGIRRSGATEIFPRGKLVAPVTVYCDMETDGGGWTVFQRRKDGSVNFFRGWKDYVKGFGDLNGEFWLGLDNLHNLTAMSRMSLRVDLRDRNESAFATYATFAVAQKNYRLTVGGYSGTAGDSLSYHSNRIFSTRDRDPLQSITRCATSYRGGWWYRNCHEANLNGLYGVNVKHQGVIWTSWRGKEFSIPFTEMKMRPAAFRG